In the Populus trichocarpa isolate Nisqually-1 chromosome 1, P.trichocarpa_v4.1, whole genome shotgun sequence genome, one interval contains:
- the LOC18095281 gene encoding 60S ribosomal protein L32-1: MAVPLLTKKIVKKRVKKFKRPQSDRKISVKTNWRRPKGIDSRVRRKFKGCTLMPNIGYGSDKKTRHYLPNGFKKFVVHNVKELEVLMMHNRTYCAEIAHNVSTRKRKEIVERAAQLDVVVTNKLARLRSQEDE; the protein is encoded by the exons ATGGCGGTGCCGTTGCTTACGAAGAAGATTGTTAAGAAGAGAGTTAAGAAGTTCAAGAGGCCACAAAGTGACCGCAAGATCTCTGTCAAG ACAAACTGGCGCAGACCGAAAGGTATTGATTCTCGTGTCCGAAGAAAGTTCAAGGGATGCACTCTAATGCCCAACATTGGCTATGGTTCTGACAAGAAGACTCGTCATTATCTTCCAAACGGTTTCAAGAAATTTGTTGTCCACAATGTCAAGGAGCTTGAAGTACTGATGATGCACAACAG GACTTACTGCGCTGAGATAGCACATAATGTGTCAacaaggaagagaaaagagatCGTGGAGCGAGCTGCTCAGCTTGACGTTGTTGTTACGAACAAGCTTGCCAGGTTGCGCAGCCAGGAGGATGAATGA
- the LOC18095282 gene encoding uncharacterized protein LOC18095282 — translation MQQAATPLCSPSLPFSKYPLVPPLPARLSPALLPPSPLQLLPFKPPRNYLPAILSPLHRTCTRRHSLSLATQETVETSKSESEFVEVGYISNVHGLQGEISVKPTTDFPELRFSKPGRRWLRQLVSGKDVIREVELVEGRGHHGRKSWILKFGGIDTVDRAKLLVGSTLLVREYERPELEEGEFYSRDLIGMRVILKETGECVGTVVNVFDNGGNDLLQVMLYTSSDVPGGTGKSKPAEAGVSGHLAWVPFVEAIVPDVNMNEREMRITPPKGLLELNLRLDERSKKERRELEWRERKKFQRRLIAAKKKLCEMEQKHVFDGLRYGDKSKRGLLADQIVGVNSKLLQQALENIEISSKRCSATELISATRTKHIKSSLMISKEFITCANEEKLGANFKLQEKGLSLISTGKVAIVLVLNDIEKGKGDNPGVVDSESSENSLLFFLQKSLSDDQTFVKIEDRVSVPLILVCPAQEIQSLQKLFSNNDYFAFDSNKVWFLEEEKIPVVSSSEEEGKRHKIMMKSPWEILQSPVGSGGVISLLSSVNIPENLSKMGVEYIEICSSSQNCVTGSPLLLGFVESRKAEIGIKIVEDTKDLEESFDMIFSLNFMRLLAQQIHKLQFYAIPKPNLHVEMVGKEWVDVVPSSPNSYQLRSSIYSSLNACPLEKICVMEITE, via the exons atGCAGCAGGCAGCTACACCTCTCTGTTCTCCTTCACTTCCATTCTCTAAATATCCCCTTGTTCCTCCTCTTCCAGCCCGACTTTCTCCTGCCCTCTTACCCCCTTCTCCTCTTCAATTACTGCCCTTCAAACCTCCACGGAATTACCTTCCTGCCATCCTCTCCCCTCTCCACAGAACCTGTACGCGCAGACACTCTCTCTCCCTAGCTACTCAAGAGACTGTTGAAACTTCAAAGAGTGAATCAGAATTTGTTGAAGTTGGGTATATTTCCAATGTTCATGGCCTTCAGGGAGAGATTTCTGTAAAACCCACTACAGATTTTCCTGAGCTACGATTTTCCAAG CCTGGGAGAAGATGGTTAAGGCAACTAGTTTCAGGCAAAGATGTAATTCGGGAAGTGGAGCTGGTTGAAGGAAGAGGACACCATGGACGCAAGAGTTGGATACTTAAATTTGGGGGTATTGACACTGTGGATCGG GCTAAGCTGCTTGTTGGGTCAACTTTACTTGTAAGAGAATATGAAAGGCCAGAGTTGGAAGAAGGAGAGTTTTATTCTCGTGATCTCATCGGAATGAGAGTGATTCTTAAG GAAACTGGTGAATGTGTGGGAACTGTTGTTAATGTTTTCGACAATGGAGGTAATGATCTTCTGCAGGTAATGCTCTACACATCTTCAGATGTGCCTGGTGGAACCGGAAAGTCAAAACCAGCAGAAGCAGGGGTATCTGGTCATCTTGCTTGGGTACCTTTTGTTGAAGCAATTGTTCCAGATGTCAATATGAATGAAAGAGAAATGAGGATTACACCTCCGAAAGGACTTCTTGAGTTAAACCTACGCCTGGATGAGAGGTCCAAGAAAGAAAGGCGTGAGCTT GaatggagagagagaaagaaattcCAAAGACGCCTTATAGCAGCAAAGAAGAAACTCTGTGAAATGGAACAAAAGCATGTATTTGATGGACTAAGATATGGGGACAAATCTAAAAGGGGATTGCTGGCAGACCAGATTGTTGGTGTAAATTCCAAATTGCTTCAACAAGCCCTGGAAAATATAGAGATATCCTCTAAGAG ATGCTCTGCAACTGAGTTAATCAGTGCCACAAGAACCAAGCATATAAAAAGTTCTTTGATGATATCAAAGGAGTTCATCACTTGTGCAAATGAGGAGAAACTGGGAGCAAAtttcaaattgcaagaaaaggGATTGTCTCTCATTTCTACAGGCAAAGTGGCCATCGTTTTAGTTTTGAATGACATTGAGAAAGGAAAAGGTGATAATCCTGGAGTAGTTGACTCTGAAAGTAGTGAGAATTCACTGCTTTTCTTCCTTCAAAAATCACTTTCTGATGATCAGACATTTGTAAAG ATAGAAGACCGTGTGTCTGTGCCGTTGATTTTGGTTTGCCCTGCACAAGAAATCCAGTCTTTGCAAAAGCTGTTCTCAAATAATGATTACTTCGCATTTGACTCCAACAAG GTATGGTTTTTGGAAGAAGAGAAAATTCCAGTTGTTAGTAGTTCTGAAGAAGAAGGGAAGAGACATAAAATCATGATGAAGTCGCCATGGGAAATACTGCAATCACCAGTTGGATCTGGAGGAGTTATTAGCTTGCTTTCTTCTGTCAATATTCCTGAGAATCTCAGCAAAATGGGCGTGGAGTATATTGAG ATATGCAGTAGCAGCCAAAATTGTGTTACTGGGAGTCCACTTCTACTTGGGTTTGTCGAGTCCCGCAAAGCAGAAATAGGGATCAAAATCGTTGAAGATACAAAAGATTTAGAAGAAAGTTTTGACATGATATTTTCCTTGAATTTCATGAGGTTGCTGGCGCAACAAATCCATAAACTCCAGTTCTATGCAATCCCGAAGCCAAATCTGCATGTGGAGATGGTTGGCAAGGAGTGGGTTGATGTTGTCCCGTCATCTCCCAACTCATATCAACTTCGTTCTTCTATTTACAGTTCCTTGAATGCTTGCCCTCTGGAGAAGATTTGTGTAATGGAAATAACAGAAtaa
- the LOC18095280 gene encoding vacuolar protein sorting-associated protein 29: MVLVLALGDLHIPHRAPDLPAKFKSMLVPGKIQHIICTGNLSIKEVHDYLKTLCPDLHITRGEYDEDTRYPETKTLTIGQFKLGLCHGHQVVPWGDLDSLAMLQRQLDVDILVTGHTHQFTAYKHEGGVVINPGSATGAYSNITYDVNPSFVLMDIDGLRVVVYVYELIDGEVKVDKIDFKKTTTATHSAH; this comes from the exons ATGGTGTTGGTATTGGCGCTGGGGGATCTACACATACCCCACAGAGCACCTGATCTCCCTGCAAAGTTCAAGTCCATGCTTGTTCCTGGCAAGATCCAGCACATCATTTGCACTGGCAATCTTTCTATCAAA GAAGTTCATGACTACTTGAAGACTCTTTGCCCTGACTTACATATCACTCGAGGTGAATATGATGAAGATACTCGATATCCAGAGACCAAAACATTAACTATTGGTCAATTCAAGTTGGGACTGTGCCATGGTCATCAG GTTGTTCCGTGGGGGGATTTGGACTCACTAGCAATGCTCCAGAGGCAGCTGGATGTGGACATACTTGTGACCGGTCATACCCATCAATTCACAGCTTACAAACACGAGGGAGGTGTTGTTATAAACCCAGGGTCTGCCACCGGTGCCTACAGCAACATTACCTATGATGTGAACCCAAGCTTTGTCCTCATGGACATTGATGGCCTACGTGTGGTGGTGTATGTTTACGAGCTCATTGATGGCGAGGTTAAAGTCGACAAGATTGATTTTAAGAAGACGACTACTGCCACTCACTCCGCTCATTGA
- the LOC18095278 gene encoding probable beta-D-xylosidase 5, which yields MVKAILLLVLAFLAVCTARDIVPLLSMLNHHRSLLSSTPSLVDVPINYTHVCDPTRFANQGMEMKEFGYCDSSLSFEERAKDLVDRMTLDEKVQQLGNKAIGVPRIGLPHYEWWSEALHGVSNVGPATFFNELIPGATSFPTVIHTTASFNKSLWKTIGQAVSAEARAMYNLGRAGLTYWSPNINVVRDPRWGRITETPGEDPFVVGTYASNYVRGLQDVEGAGETKDLNSRPLKVSTCCKHYTAYDVDAWLGIDRYHYDARVTEQDIYVGDFSSSL from the exons ATGGTTAAAGCCATTCTCCTTCTTGTTCTTGCTTTCTTAGCTGTTTGCACAGCTAGGGATATTGTTCCTTTACTCTCTATGCTTAACCACCACAGATCCCTATTAAGTAGTACTCCTAGCCTTGTTGATGTCCCTATTAACTACACTCATGTTTGTGATCCTACACGGTTTGCAAACCAAGGTatggaaatgaaagaatttgGCTACTGTGACTCCTCTCTATCCTTTGAGGAAAGGGCAAAAGATCTGGTGGATCGAATGACACTAGATGAGAAGGTGCAGCAGCTGGGAAACAAAGCCATTGGTGTGCCAAGAATAGGCCTACCTCATTATGAGTGGTGGTCCGAGGCACTGCATGGTGTCTCCAATGTCGGTCCTGCTACCTTCTTTAATGAATTGATACCTGGCGCAACAAGTTTCCCCACTGTCATCCATACAACTGCATCCTTCAACAAGTCACTATGGAAAACCATTGGTcag GCTGTTTCAGCTGAAGCGAGGGCAATGTACAATTTAGGGCGAGCAGGGTTAACATATTGGAGCCCTAACATAAACGTGGTTAGAGATCCTAGGTGGGGAAGAATTACAGAGACACCAGGAGAAGACCCTTTTGTGGTAGGCACATATGCTTCTAACTATGTAAGAGGATTGCAAGATGTTGAAGGAGCCGGAGAGACCAAAGATTTGAATTCTAGACCTCTCAAGGTTTCTACATGCTGTAAGCATTATACTGCTTACGATGTTGATGCATGGTTGGGAATCGACCGATACCATTATGATGCAAGG GTGACTGAGCAAGATATCTATGTTGGAGACTTTTCAAGTTCCCTTTGA
- the LOC18095279 gene encoding putative beta-D-xylosidase — translation MIYEMGCGEMACRNDSLIFPAMEAAKKADATLLLMGLDLSIEAENLDRVDLLLPGYQTQLINQVAQVSRGPVILIIMSAGGVYISFARDNDKIQAILWVGHPGQEGGRGIADVVFGKYNPGGRLPLTWYESSYVDMLPMTSMPLRPVDSFGYPGRTYKFYNGSTVYPFGYGLSYTEFRNELASPAEAYLEIKLNKYQQLMP, via the exons ATGATATATGAAATGGGATGCGGTGAAATGGCATGCAGGAATGATAGTTTGATCTTTCCTGCCATGGAAGCTGCGAAGAAAGCTGATGCCACTTTGTTATTGATGGGCTTGGATTTATCGATTGAGGCTGAGAATTTGGATAGGGTGGATCTCCTTCTCCCAGGATACCAAACTCAATTGATAAACCAAGTTGCTCAAGTCTCTAGAGGTCCAGTGATTCTGATAATCATGTCAGCAGGTGGGGTTTATATCTCTTTTGCAAGGGATAATGATAAGATTCAAGCTATCTTATGGGTTGGACATCCTGGACAAGAAGGAGGTCGAGGCATTGCCGATGttgtttttggaaaatataATCCCG gAGGGAGACTACCACTCACATGGTATGAGAGTAGCTATGTTGATATGTTACCTATGACATCAATGCCACTGCGACCTGTTGACAGCTTCGGTTATCCTGGAAGAACATATAAATTCTACAATGGCTCAACAGTTTATCCATTTGGATATGGACTCAGCTACACAGAGTTCAGGAACGAGCTAGCATCCCCAGCTGAAGCCTATCTTGAAATCAAATTGAACAAGTATCAGCAATTAATGCCATGA